A region of the Litchfieldia alkalitelluris genome:
CCCACTAGATCAAATGTCGGTATCAATGACGATGAATGGAGCGGTTTTACCTATTTTAGCGTTTTATATTGTTACAGCTGAAGAACAAGGTGTACCTAAGGAAAAGTTAACTGGTACGATTCAAAATGATATTTTAAAAGAATATATGGTCCGTAATACGTATATTTATCCACCAGAAACATCAATGAGAATTATTGCAGATATTTTTAAATATACTGCAGATTATATGCCGAAGTTTAATAGTATAAGTATATCAGGTTATCATATGCAGGAAGCGGGGGCTCCTGCTGATATTGAGTTAGCCTACACATTGGCGGATGGTTTGGAGTATGTTCGGACAGGGATATCTTCAGGTATCGAAATTGATGCATTTGCTCCAAGGTTATCATTTTTTTGGGGAATCAGCATGAATTATTTTATGGAGATTGCAAAAATGAGAGCTGGAAGATTAATCTGGTCTCAATTAATGAAGCAGTTTGAACCTGAAAATCCAAAGTCATTGGCATTAAGAGCACATTCTCAAACATCTGGCTGGAGCTTAACTGAACAAGATCCGTTTAATAATGTTGTAAGAACTTGTGTCGAAGCAATGGCTGCTGCACTAGGACATACACAGTCATTACATACAAATGCTCTTGATGAAGCGATTGCTTTGCCGACCGATTTTTCAGCTAGAATTGCACGAAATACACAATTGTATTTACAAGACGAAACTGGAATTTGCCGGACGATAGATCCTTGGGCAGGTTCTTATTATGTAGAAACCTTAACACGTCAGTTAACTGAGAGAGCTTGGAAGCATATCGATGAAATTGAAGAGTTAGGCGGAATGGCTAAAGCGATTGAAACAGGACTACCAAAGATGAGAATTGAAGAAGCGGCAGCCAGAAGGCAGGCTAAAATTGATAGTGGGAATGAAACGATTATCGGAGTTAACAAGTATAAGCTAGAAAAGGAAGACCCAATTGATATTTTAAGTATTGATAATACTGCGGTTAGGTTAAAGCAAATTGAGAGACTTGAAAAATTGAGAGCAACTAGAGATGAGGAAAAAGTAAACGAAACATTGTCAAAGCTGACAGCTGCAACAGAATCGGGTACAGGTAATTTACTAGAGTTAGCTGTTGATGCAGCACGTGCTCGAGCAAGCCTAGGAGAAATTTCTGACGCCATTGAAAAAGTGGCGAAAAGACATAAGGCTGTGATTCGATCGATAAGTGGGGTGTACAGTTCGGAATATCAAGATGAAAAGGAAATTGCAGAAGTTAGAGCGATTACGGATGAGTTTTATGAAACTGAGGGACGTAGACCAAGAATTCTTGTTGCTAAAATGGGTCAGGATGGACATGACCGAGGAGCCAAAATTATTGCTACGGCATTTGCTGATTTAGGGTTTGATGTTGATATTGGCCCATTGTTTCAAACGGCTGAAGAAACAGCCAAACAAGCTGTCGAGAATGATGTTCACGTAGTTGGAATGAGTTCATTAGCAGCAGGACATAAAACGTTGTTACCACAGTTGGTTCAAGAGTTAAAACGATTAGGGCGTGACGATATGGTGGTTGTCATCGGAGGAGTTATTCCACCACAGGATTATGATTTTCTTAAGCAAGAAGGTGCAGCTGCCATATTTGGACCAGGAACGGTCATTCCAATTGCTGCACGAAAAGTAATGGAGGAGATTATCCGTCGTCTTGATCCTGAGGATGTGGAATAATTCATGGACAATAATCAAGAGAAATTACGCAAAAAAAAGAGAAGAGAGATCTCCATAGCGGATATGGTGGAAGGTGTGAAAAAGGGTGATCGCTCGATTTTAGCAAGAGCAATAACACTTGTAGAATCTAATGCCAATTCACATGTTGAAAAAGCACAAGAAGTGATTAATCAACTTTTGCCATTCACAGGAAATTCTGTGCGAATAGGAATTACTGGTGTGCCTGGTGCTGGCAAAAGTACATTTATTGAAGCGTTTGGAACTCACTTATGTAATAAAGGGCATAAAGTGGCGGTTATTGCAGTTGATCCTTCTAGTACCGTATCACGTGGAAGTATTTTGGGTGACAAAACAAGAATGGACACTTTGTCAAGAAATGAGCGAGCGTATGTCAGGCCTTCACCTTCAGGTGGTACTTTGGGTGGGGTGAATAGAAAAACGCGTGAAACCATCCTTCTTTGTGAAGCCGCTGGTTATGATGTGATATTAATTGAAACAATCGGTGTTGGGCAAAGTGAGGTTGTTGTAAGAAGCATGGTAGACTTCTTTTTATTACTTGTACTTACAGGGGCTGGGGATGAATTACAAGGAATGAAAAAAGGAGTTATGGAGCTAGTTGACACCATTGTTGTTCATAAGGCAGATGGTGATAATAAAACGAAAGCAAGGATTGCCCAAGAAGAGTATAATCAAATGTTACATTATATCAATTCCAATACTCCAGGATGGAGAGTTCAAGCTTTTACAGCATCTAGTCTTTATGGAGAAGGAATTGAACACATTTATCAAGTGGTGAATTCTTTTGTAACTCATACCAAGACAACAGGATTCTTTGAACAAAGAAGACAGCTTCAGTTAAAAGAGTGGATGTACTCAATGATAAAAGATCAATTACAAGTTATGTTCTTTTCACATACAGGCGTAAAAAAAGAGCTACCACTAATAGAAGAAGAGATATTTGATGGAAAGAAATTAGCAACATGTGCTGTAAGGGATTTATTTACTATTTTTGAAGGAGAAGATAAATAAATAAATAAAAAAATGAAGGAAAGAAAACTTTCCTTCCATCTAGGGAGTTTAGGGGTATGAATCTAGATGTATTAATATCTTTCCCAGATTCACAAAAAATAAACATGTTTCATATAGGCTGTTTCGTAAAATTTGTTGTTTTGAAAGGGTCGATACATTCACTATGCACGACTAAAGTGACATCTTTTCTTCCTAAATTAAAACTTAGGATCGTGAATAACATTATGTTACTTAATTTAAACTATGTTTATTAGCAACAATCTTTTTAGAAAAGAGCCTTCATATTTGAAATTTAACATATTCTATTGATATGATAAGAGAGTAGATAATGCTAACTAGATCATTTATTAAGTCGCGTTATACTTTGTTTTTTATATAAGGAGAGATTGAAATGAGTATTGATTTTAATATGTTCATGAATGATGTTGTCAAGCAGGCTCGACAAGAAATTGTAGCAGCTGGTTATACTGAATTAAAAACTTCTGAG
Encoded here:
- the scpA gene encoding methylmalonyl-CoA mutase, producing the protein MERIDFSRINLKKTSENTPYFNGSKATEFLTNEGIPIQPVYTEEDVKNNDFLDTKPGFAPYVRGPYPTMYVNRPWTIRQYAGFSTAEESNAFYKRNLAMGQKGLSVAFDLATHRGYDSDHPRVVSDVGKAGVAIDSILDMKILFDSIPLDQMSVSMTMNGAVLPILAFYIVTAEEQGVPKEKLTGTIQNDILKEYMVRNTYIYPPETSMRIIADIFKYTADYMPKFNSISISGYHMQEAGAPADIELAYTLADGLEYVRTGISSGIEIDAFAPRLSFFWGISMNYFMEIAKMRAGRLIWSQLMKQFEPENPKSLALRAHSQTSGWSLTEQDPFNNVVRTCVEAMAAALGHTQSLHTNALDEAIALPTDFSARIARNTQLYLQDETGICRTIDPWAGSYYVETLTRQLTERAWKHIDEIEELGGMAKAIETGLPKMRIEEAAARRQAKIDSGNETIIGVNKYKLEKEDPIDILSIDNTAVRLKQIERLEKLRATRDEEKVNETLSKLTAATESGTGNLLELAVDAARARASLGEISDAIEKVAKRHKAVIRSISGVYSSEYQDEKEIAEVRAITDEFYETEGRRPRILVAKMGQDGHDRGAKIIATAFADLGFDVDIGPLFQTAEETAKQAVENDVHVVGMSSLAAGHKTLLPQLVQELKRLGRDDMVVVIGGVIPPQDYDFLKQEGAAAIFGPGTVIPIAARKVMEEIIRRLDPEDVE
- the meaB gene encoding methylmalonyl Co-A mutase-associated GTPase MeaB — encoded protein: MDNNQEKLRKKKRREISIADMVEGVKKGDRSILARAITLVESNANSHVEKAQEVINQLLPFTGNSVRIGITGVPGAGKSTFIEAFGTHLCNKGHKVAVIAVDPSSTVSRGSILGDKTRMDTLSRNERAYVRPSPSGGTLGGVNRKTRETILLCEAAGYDVILIETIGVGQSEVVVRSMVDFFLLLVLTGAGDELQGMKKGVMELVDTIVVHKADGDNKTKARIAQEEYNQMLHYINSNTPGWRVQAFTASSLYGEGIEHIYQVVNSFVTHTKTTGFFEQRRQLQLKEWMYSMIKDQLQVMFFSHTGVKKELPLIEEEIFDGKKLATCAVRDLFTIFEGEDK